In Anoplopoma fimbria isolate UVic2021 breed Golden Eagle Sablefish chromosome 12, Afim_UVic_2022, whole genome shotgun sequence, one DNA window encodes the following:
- the myt1a gene encoding myelin transcription factor 1 — MSQDTAETRTRTRSKGISLSSDPVGQDMKQELNSCPTPGCDGKGHVSGRYSRHRSILGCPIVKKRKLEEAEAEENQSAPKRRNQPATEAGDEGFNADSDAAEEEEVHKEEEEEEDDNDLKEKKKNQTKCSPESTKTDCSLVTTEDTETAVCPPAEVDKNESFTLETENETETETTSEEVKPVTDTDEHQQEETEKKEDEQEEEGQLLTKDQSSEEPEEDGGVRVLRETKEEEEEEADEEKEEEEQQERQENILEEKVIERHMVSQENSDHQYSSGDYNHQAKESTEDQRKEQEEEEEEEEEEEGEEEEGDEREIHQEIDTPYTLSPRTQGSETELSLREEKVSTPMTEEEEEDEDEREEEEDERQGEEVGEVDEEEDRDSSKASPTTVVIEVRSEEDDDEDDDDEEEEEEEEEEEDYEGDEQDRVSEGSGITDDSENWDMTRGNLGLLEQAIALKAEEVKGGQEARSSPDYQPYSTSSKSSEPAAVGRRTAHYSKEKKEVKCPTPGCDGTGHVTGLYPHHRSLSGCPHKDRIPPEILAMHENVLKCPTPGCTGQGHVNSNRNTHRSLSGCPIAAATKLNKSQDKQVILQASPSEPSSNSDRVLRPMCFVKQLEIPQYGSFRPNTVTTTPRANLAKELEKYSKVSFDYASFDVQVFGKRMLIPKTPSSTETSPKAFKSKSFPKASSPSHSVSGGFSMSASSSSSYDYSQDAEAAHMAATAILNLSTRCWERPETISTKSMEPKESDIEVDENGTLDLSMKKTKREGLQPPEPSSSSSSSSQHIGAPLSESHAQPEWEGPLDFTKSSGVKEEDHEEVEYTAPSNTSSDGEEEDQENLEDRKYPGEVTTGSFKVKFPPKDSKKEILICPTPGCDGSGHITGNYASHRSLSGCPLADKSLRTLMAAHTAELKCPTPGCDGSGHITGNYASHRSLSGCPRAKKGGVKSTPTKDDKEDSELLRCPVPGCDSLGHISGKYATHRSAYGCPLAARRQKEGLLNGSPFSWKAFKTEGPTCPTPGCDGSGHANGSFLTHRSLSGCPRASANKKRAKFPGDEYITAKFRASDVLDNDEDIKQLNKEINDLSESNSEMEADMMNMHTQISSMEMNLKSMEEDNKHIEERNEALFLELSGLSQALIRSLANIRLPAMPEPLSEQNFDNYVDTLTHMFTNKDCYQNPENRALLESINQAVKGIEV; from the exons ATGAGCCAAGACACTGCAGAGACACGAACACGAACCCGCTCAAAAGGAA TCTCCCTGTCATCAGACCCTGTGGGACAAGATATGAAGCAGGAGTTAAA CAGCTGTCCCACCCCTGGATGTGATGGCAAAGGCCACGTCAGTGGAAGATACTCTCGACATAGAAG CATACTGGGATGCCCAATAGTGAAGAAAAGGAagctggaggaggctgaagCTGAGGAGAACCAGTCTGCACCCAAGAGGAGAAACCAGCCTGCCACAGAAGCAGGAGATGAAGGCTTCAATGCAGACAGTGAtgcagcagaagaggaggaagtgcataaagaggaggaagaggaggaagatgacaACGatctcaaggagaagaagaaaaaccaaacaaaatgcaGCCCAGAGTCAACTAAAA CAGACTGCTCACTGGTGACAACAGAGGACACAGAAACAGCAGTTTGTCCTCCGGCTGAAGTTGACAAAAATGAAAGTTTCACTTTGGAGACTGAGAACGAGACGGAAACGGAGACAACTAGTGAGGAAGTGAAGCCAGTAACAGACACCGATGAGCATcagcaggaggaaacagagaagaaggaggacgagcaggaggaggaaggtcaGCTGTTGACGAAGGACCAGTCATCAGAGGAACCTGAAGAAGATGGGGGGGTTAGAGTGCttagagaaacaaaagaagaggaggaggaggaagcagatgaagaaaaggaagaggaagagcagcaggaaaGGCAAGAGAATATCTTAGAAGAAAAGGTGATAGAAAGACATATGGTAAGTCAGGAAAACTCTGATCACCAGTACTCCAGTGGAGATTATAACCATCAGGCCAAAGAATCAACAGAGGACCAGAGgaaggaacaggaggaggaggaagaggaggaagaggaggaagagggagaggaagaagagggagatgaGCGAGAGATCCACCAAGAGATTGATACTCCTTACACTTTGAGTCCACGCACTCAGGGATCTGAAACTGAGTTGTCACTCAGGGAAGAAAAGGTCAGCACTCCTAtgactgaggaagaggaggaggatgaagacgaaagagaggaagaggaggatgagaggcaAGGGGAGGAAGTAGGCGAggtggatgaagaggaggacCGAGACTCCAGCAAAGCCTCTCCGACTACAGTGGTTATAGAAGTCCGCtcagaggaggatgatgacgaggatgatgatgatgaggaggaggaggaagaggaggaggaggaggaggattacGAAGGAGATGAGCAGGATCGCGTCTCAGAGGGCTCAGGAATCACAGACGACTCCGAGAACTGGGATATGACCCGGGGGAACCTAGGGCTGCTGGAGCAGGCCATCGCCCTGAAGGCGGAGGAGGTGAAGGGGGGGCAGGAGGCCCGGAGCTCCCCGGACTACCAACCGTACAGCACCTCCAGCAAGAGCTCCGAGCCCGCTGCTGTAGGCCGCCGCACAGCTCACTACAGCAAAG AGAAAAAGGAGGTGAAGTGTCCAACCCCAGGGTGTGACGGGACAGGTCATGTGACTGGGCTGTACCCTCACCATCGCAGTCTATCTGGATGTCCTCACAAAGACCGAATCCCTCCGGAGA tCCTGGCCATGCATGAGAACGTCCTGAAGTGTCCGACTCCTGGCTGCACAGGCCAAGGCCATGTCAACAGTAACCGCAACACACACCGCAG TCTGTCCGGCTGTCCCATCGCAGCAGCAACGAAGCTGAACAAGAGCCAAGACAAGCAGGTTATTTTACAGGCTTCACCCAGCGAACCCTCTTCCAACTCTGACAGAGTGCTCAG GCCCATGTGCTTTGTGAAACAGCTGGAGATCCCTCAGTATGGCAGCTTCCGGCCCAACACAGTGACCACCACACCTCGAGCTAACCTGGCCAAGGAGCTGGAGAAGTACTCCAAGGTGTCTTTTGACTATGCAAGCTTTGATGTCCAGGTGTTTGGAAAGCGTATGCTCATTCCAAAAACACCCAGCAGCACTGAAACATCACCCAAAGCCTTCAAAT CTAAATCATTCCCTAAGGCCTCCTCCCCCAGTCACAGTGTGTCAGGAGGCTTTTCTATGAGCGCCTCGTCCTCCAGTAGTTATGACTATAGCCAAGATGCAGAGGCGGCCCACATGGCAGCAACGGCCATCCTCAACCTTTCAACCCGCTGCTGGGAGAGACCAGAGACCATCAGCACCAAGTCCATGGAGCCCAAG GAGTCGGACATTGAAGTGGATGAGAATGGCACCTTGGACCTCAGCATGAAGAAGACCAAGAGGGAGGGGCTGCAGCCTCCAGAGCCTTCGTCCTCCTCATCGTCATCCTCTCAACACATCGGAGCCCCCCTGTCTGAGAGCCACGCTCAGCCAGAGTGGGAGGGGCCGCTGGACTTCACCAAGTCAAGTGGAGTCAAAGAGGAAGACCATGAAGAG GTGGAATATACGGCTCCTTCAAACACCTCCTCTGATGGTGAGGAAGAGGACCAGGAAAACCTGGAGGACAGGAAGTACCCCGGTGAAGTCACCACCGGCAGCTTCAAGGTCAAGTTTCCGCCCAAAGACAGCAAAAAAGAGATTCTTAT ATGTCCCACCCCAGGATGTGATGGCAGTGGACACATCACTGGCAACTACGCATCGCACCGAAG TCTGTCAGGCTGTCCTCTTGCTGATAAATCACTTCGGACCCTCATGGCTGCCCACACAGCTGAACTAAA gtgtcCCACTCCAGGTTGTGACGGATCAGGCCACATCACAGGAAACTACGCCTCACATAGAAG TCTGTCCGGATGCCCTCGAGCCAAGAAAGGCGGGGTCAAATCCACCCCCACCAAGGATGACAAGGAAGACTCTGAGCTCTTGAG GTGTCCAGTTCCTGGCTGTGACAGTCTGGGCCACATCAGCGGGAAATACGCCACCCATCGCAGCGCCTACGGCTGTCCGCTGGCAGCCCGCCGGCAGAAGGAAGGTCTCCTGAACGGCTCTCCCTTCTCCTGGAAGGCCTTCAAGACTGAGGGCCCGACCTGTCCGACGCCAGGCTGCGACGGCTCCGGCCACGCTAACGGCAGTTTCCTGACCCACCGCAG tCTGTCAGGTTGTCCCAGAGCGTCGGCCAACAAGAAGAGAGCCAAATTCCCCGGAGACGAGTATATCACTGCAAAGTTCAGAGCCAGTGATG TTCTGGACAACGATGAGGACATCAAGCAGCTCAACAAGGAGATCAACGATCTGAGCGAGTCCAACTCAGAGATGGAGGCAGACATGATGAACATGCACACTCAG ATCTCATCAATGGAGATGAACCTGAAGAGCATGGAGGAGGACAACAAACATATCGAGGAGAGGAATGAGGCCTTATTCCTTGAGCTATCCGGCCTGAGTCAGGCCTTGATCCGCAGCCTGGCCAACATCCGCCTGCCCGCCATG CCGGAACCGCTGTCGGAGCAGAACTTTGACAACTATGTGGACACCCTGACCCACATGTTTACCAATAAAGACTGCTACCAGAACCCCGAGAACCGGGCTCTGCTCGAGTCCATCAACCAGGCAGTGAAGGGTATCGAGGTGTGA